The genomic region CTCGTAACGCGTGCCGTCCTCGAGCACGAGCACGGCAGGCTGTGCGCGAGAGGCGACGGCCGCCGTGGTGGGCAGGCCGATCTCGACGAAGGGCGCGGTGGTCGTGTCGTCTTCTGTGCCGTTCGTCTGCTGCCCCTCGTCGTGCTCGTTGTCGTGTTCGCGGTTCTTCTTCGCCATGTCAGGCCTCGTCTCCGGTGGTCGTGTCGTGGGCGACGTCGTCGGCGCCAGATGTGCTGAGGCGCTCGTCGGTGTCGGCGAGCGAGTGGATGCCGTCGAGCAGCGCGCGCTGCTGCCCCGGCTCGGCGACGCGCAGATACGTGTCCAGCACCTGCTCGTCGCCGTCGGTTCGTCGTGCGCGCCAGGCGACCAGCACGAGTCCGCCCTGCTCGACCGAGCGGTCGATGGTCCAGGTGGCGGTGCCCCCGCCGACGATCGACGCCGCGTCGATCGCCACGACGGGTTCGCCGGGCGCGGCGACGGTCACGCCTCCCGTCGAGACCGTGACCCTCGCCGTGGCGCGGAACGCGAGCCCGGGGACCGCGACGCGGTCGAGCGGCTGATCGTGCCGGGTGGTCGCCACGTGCAGTGCGCTGACGGCGACGATCGTGTCCCCCTGCGACTGGAGCGCGGAAGGCACGACGAGGACGGCGTCGCGGCGCCGGATGCGCCGCCAGCCCGCCCACATGCCCACGAACACGAGGGCCACGACGACGAGGATCAGCAGGGTGGGCCAGAGCTTGTCCATCAGGCAGCCTTTCCGGCCAGGGCGGCCGCGTCGTCCGGTTCGATGAGTGCGCCGTCGCGCAGCGTCGCCGTGCCGCCGTGGAAGGTCCAGAGCACGCGCCCGGGCAGCTCACGTCCGAGGTAGGGCGAGTTGACGCCCTTGCCGGCGAGCCGTCCGGTGTCGAACACGGCGGAGGCGCTCGCGTCATAGAGCGTCAGGTCGGCGCGGGAGCCGGATGCCACGGGCATCCCTCGCCCCACTCGACCGATGCGTGCCGGTGTCGCCGACATGACGCGGGCGACGCCGGACCAGTCCAGCAGTCCGGTGCTCACCATCGCCTCGTGCACGACGCTCAGCGCGGACTCGAGTCCGACCATGCCGTTCGCCGCCGCTCCCCACTCGCAGGTCTTGGACTCGAGAGGGTGGGGGGCGTGGTCGGTGGCGACGATGTCGATCGTGCCGTCGGCGAGGGCCTCGCGCAGCGCGAGCACGTCTTCTTTGCGGCGCAGCGGCGGATTCACCTTGAAACGGGCGTCGCGGTCGGCCACGAGTTCCTCGTCGAGCAGCAGGTGGTGGGGCGTCACCTCGGCGGTGACGTCGATGCCGCGCCGCTTCGCCCAGCGCACGATCTCGACGGAACCCGCTGTGGAGAGGTGGCAGACGTGCAGCCTGCTGCCCACGTACTCGGCCAGGAGCACGTCGCGGGCGATGATCGACTCCTCGGCGACGGCCGGCCAGCCGGTGAGCCCGAGCCTGGCGGAGAGAGCGCCCTCGTTCATCTGTGCACCTTCCGTGAGGCGCGGCTCCTGTGCGTGCTGTGCGACCACGCCGTCGAACGCCTTGACCTGCTCCAGCGCCCTGCGCATGAGCAGCGGATCGGAGACGCACACGCCGTCGTCGGAGAAGACCCGGACCTTCGCGCGCGAGGCCGCCATGGCGCCGAGCGCGGACAGCCTCTCCCCCGCGAGCCCCACGGTGACGGCGCCGATCGGCTGCACCGTGGCGTAGCCCGCAGCGTGGCCCAGGTCGAGCTCCTGCTCGACAACCCCTGGAGTGTCGGCGACCGGCGAGGTGTTCGCCATCGCGAACACCGTCGTGTATCCGCCGGCGGCGGCGGCACGCGTGCCGGTCAGCACCGTCTCGCTCTGCACGAAGCCGGGTTCGCGAAGGTGGGTGTGCAGGTCGACGAGTCCCGGCAGAGCGAGGAGGCCGGTCGCATCCACGTGCGTGGCGTCCTGGGAGCCGGCACGGGCATCCGCTCCGACCGTCAGCGTGCCGCCCGCGACGAGGATGTCCGTGCTCGAGCCGTCGACGAGCGTCGCGTTCTCGATGAAGAACCGTTCGCGTGACACTAGTTGACCTCCCGATCGTCGGACAGCAGTGGAAAGAGCGCGGCCATGCGCTTCGAGACACCGCCGGCGACCTGATCGTGCGCGAGCGACTGCGGTGAGTCCGCGGCTTCGGCAGAGATCTCCAGCCCCCTGATGATGGGCCCTGGATGCATCACCATGGTATCCGCCCACGGCCCGGCAGCTGCCGGCATCAGTGCTGCTCTCCTTCGTCGTCTCTCGTGCCGATGGCGACCGAGTCCTCTCCGTCGACCTCCGTGAGACGCACATTGATGCGCTCCCTCGTGGAGCTGGGCAGGTTCTTGCCGACGAAGTCGGCCCGGATGGGAAACTCGCGGTGGCCGCGGTCCACGAGCACCGCGAGTCGAACGGCCTTCGGGCGACCGAGTCCGCTGAGCGCGTCGAGCGCCGCACGAATGGTGCGCCCCGAAAAGAGCACGTCGTCGACCAGCACCACCGTCGCGCCGTCGATCGAGCCGGGAACGCTCGTGGGCGACGGCGTTCGGGTCGGATGCTCCGCCAGATCGTCGCGATACATCGTCACGTCGAGCGCTCCCACAGCCGGCGGCGCTCCGTCTTCGATGCGGGCGATGCTGGCGCCGATGCGCTCGGCGAGTGCGACGCCGCGCGTCGGGATGCCGAGGAGCATGAGATCGCGGGATCCCCGGTTGGACTCCAGGATCTCGTGTGCGATCCGAGTCAACGCCCGGGCGATGTCAGCCTGCTGCAGCACGGTACGTGCTGTCATGCCGACCCCCTTCCCCGCCTCACAGGACGGCTCTTAAAGGTTGCCAAACTCGCACAAGCCTATCAGTGCTCGTCACCATCCGCTAAACGGCGATACGTCTCACGGGATGGACCGTCGATCACTGGCGCACATTCGACAGCCCAGCAGGACACGCGGTCTGCACGCGTCAGTCGCGACGAAGGAACAGATGCTTCCACATCGCTCACTTCGAGCGGATCTCTCTTCGATCAGGAATGTCGGCGGGTGATCATAGCATCGTAGACATGAACGATATGACGATGACGGATGAGGACTCCGTGATGGTCACCGTCGTCGACGAGACGGGCCTCTTCGACGATGGGCCGGACTTCGACGTCGACCTGGCCGAGCTGCCTGTGCGGCACCCAACGGCCGAGCAAGTGCTGGGATTCGCCTTCGACGATGCAGAGTGTTCGCAGCTCATGGTGAACCGGCAGGCGGCACGTCAGCTTCTCGCCATCGGCGAGGCGTTCGAGATCGCACGGGCGAACCCGCGCATCTATGTGCCGGTGGGAGCGGCTGATCGCACTCCCGGTATCGACGATCTCGACTTCGCCGAACGCTCCGTCGCCTTCGATCTGGCACATCGGCTGAATCTCTCGGAGAACCTGGTGCGTTCTCTCGCGCACCAGGCCGAGACGCTGACTGCCTCGCTGCCCCGTCTCCGTGACCTGTTCGTCGAGGGTTCGATCAGCGCGCAGCGCGTGCGGGCTGCCGTCGAATCCGTCGACGGCGTTCCTGACGCCGTCGTGGGTCGGTATGACGAGCGACTCAGCCGGGTCGCGGCGAGTCTGCGTGCCGGGGTGTTCGCCCGCCGTTGCCGGATCTTGCGTGAACGCCTCTGTGCCGACACTCTGCAGGAGCGGCATGACGTTGCACGGCAGCGTCGGCGGGTCTGCTTCGAGCCCGCGGAAGACGGCATGGCATGGGTGTCCGCGTTCATCCCCGCCGTGGACGTCGCCCGCATCGAGGCGCGCCTCACCGGTGTAGCAGCTCGGCTGCGCCGCGTCGACGGCGAGACCCGCAACCGCGACCAGCTTCGAGCCGATCTGCTCGTGGAATGGCTCGCCGGCGACGGAACGCCGTCAGCCGCCACCGCACAGCCGCACATTCTGATCGACGGCGACGGCCGTTTCGCGGAACTGCTCGGCTACGGTCCGATCGATCCGGTCAGCGCCGCACGAGCCCTTCGAAAGGCACCCTCCTTCCGGCGCGTCTTCGATGACCCCGTGACGCCGACGCGGCTGGTGCTCGACTCCGGTCAGTACCGGCCGTCGGCCGAGCAGCGGCACTGGCTGCGGCTGAACTACGGGTTCGACGAGTCGGCTGCGCCGTACCTGTCGCTCGGCTCGGAGGTCGACCACGTCGTCGAGTGGCAGCACGGTGGTACGACGGATGTCACGAACCTCGTTCCGCTGAAACCTCGCCTGCATCGGCTCAAGTCGGTCACGCGCATCCGTCTTGACCCCAAGCCCGACGGCGGCATCCGCGTGCGCACGCCCACCGGATATGACAGCGATCCGCCGCCGTTCTAGGCTTCCCGGCGTGAGCGTGACCGTCGAGATCGCGACCGAGAGCGATCGAACGCTGCTCGATCGGCTGATGCAGCTGTATCTGTACGACTTCTCGGAGTTCGACGGCCGCGAGTTGGACGACGAGGGTCGCTACGAATACATCTGGCTCGACGCCTACTGGACGGATGACGACCGTCGCGCCTATCTGATCCGTTCGGACGGCAGACCCGTG from Humibacter ginsenosidimutans harbors:
- a CDS encoding PH-like domain-containing protein; protein product: MDKLWPTLLILVVVALVFVGMWAGWRRIRRRDAVLVVPSALQSQGDTIVAVSALHVATTRHDQPLDRVAVPGLAFRATARVTVSTGGVTVAAPGEPVVAIDAASIVGGGTATWTIDRSVEQGGLVLVAWRARRTDGDEQVLDTYLRVAEPGQQRALLDGIHSLADTDERLSTSGADDVAHDTTTGDEA
- a CDS encoding dihydroorotase — encoded protein: MSRERFFIENATLVDGSSTDILVAGGTLTVGADARAGSQDATHVDATGLLALPGLVDLHTHLREPGFVQSETVLTGTRAAAAGGYTTVFAMANTSPVADTPGVVEQELDLGHAAGYATVQPIGAVTVGLAGERLSALGAMAASRAKVRVFSDDGVCVSDPLLMRRALEQVKAFDGVVAQHAQEPRLTEGAQMNEGALSARLGLTGWPAVAEESIIARDVLLAEYVGSRLHVCHLSTAGSVEIVRWAKRRGIDVTAEVTPHHLLLDEELVADRDARFKVNPPLRRKEDVLALREALADGTIDIVATDHAPHPLESKTCEWGAAANGMVGLESALSVVHEAMVSTGLLDWSGVARVMSATPARIGRVGRGMPVASGSRADLTLYDASASAVFDTGRLAGKGVNSPYLGRELPGRVLWTFHGGTATLRDGALIEPDDAAALAGKAA
- the pyrR gene encoding bifunctional pyr operon transcriptional regulator/uracil phosphoribosyltransferase PyrR, with the protein product MTARTVLQQADIARALTRIAHEILESNRGSRDLMLLGIPTRGVALAERIGASIARIEDGAPPAVGALDVTMYRDDLAEHPTRTPSPTSVPGSIDGATVVLVDDVLFSGRTIRAALDALSGLGRPKAVRLAVLVDRGHREFPIRADFVGKNLPSSTRERINVRLTEVDGEDSVAIGTRDDEGEQH
- a CDS encoding HNH endonuclease signature motif containing protein codes for the protein MNDMTMTDEDSVMVTVVDETGLFDDGPDFDVDLAELPVRHPTAEQVLGFAFDDAECSQLMVNRQAARQLLAIGEAFEIARANPRIYVPVGAADRTPGIDDLDFAERSVAFDLAHRLNLSENLVRSLAHQAETLTASLPRLRDLFVEGSISAQRVRAAVESVDGVPDAVVGRYDERLSRVAASLRAGVFARRCRILRERLCADTLQERHDVARQRRRVCFEPAEDGMAWVSAFIPAVDVARIEARLTGVAARLRRVDGETRNRDQLRADLLVEWLAGDGTPSAATAQPHILIDGDGRFAELLGYGPIDPVSAARALRKAPSFRRVFDDPVTPTRLVLDSGQYRPSAEQRHWLRLNYGFDESAAPYLSLGSEVDHVVEWQHGGTTDVTNLVPLKPRLHRLKSVTRIRLDPKPDGGIRVRTPTGYDSDPPPF